The region TCCACGCGACTGTGGGAGAACTTCTCAATGACGGACTCAATCCAGATCAATGGCTTGACCTGCAGACAGCAGACGAGGAAGTTCTTGGAGGTTCTGAGGTCATTTCTCTCACCCTCCGCAGTCGGGCTTTACCCTGCTTCACCCTGCTTCACCTGGGTGCTGAGGCGGTAGGACATGAGCTCGAAGTCGCCATCGGGTGGGATGAAGGAGATGGTGCGGTCATTGTCAAAGCGAGAGAGCCGCACGCACTGGTGGAATTTCACATCCTCCAGCTCCACGGACTTGTTCTTGCTCCCTGAAACTCGGAGCCGAGTGGGCCAGCGGGTGACCCTGGAGGCCTAGGCTAGAGACCCTATCCCAGGTCGCTAGCCCGGCCTTCCCCACCTACCACTTGCCATTACCtgccattttacaggtaaggaaactgaggcccagagaggatgaGTAACTTGCCCGGGGTCACCCAGCTGGCCAGGGGCGGCAGAGCTAGGCTCTGAATCCCGGGAATCTGGCTCTTGTTGTCAGGTTTTTAAATAGGATGCGATTACGTCCTCCTACTCCCACTTGAACGTCAGCTCCACAAGCAcagtgatttgtctttttttacccTTGTACTTGTGCCAGGCACCCAATAATGAAGCACTGTTTGCGCCAATGAGCCAGCAGCCGCAGCACTGGCCGTGACCAGCAGAGGGCACTCGAGCGCTTAGTTCAGAACGGGCTGCAATTCTCTGGGTCCCCGGATGGGATAGGGTCGGCTCCCTCCCGcgcccctgcccccccaaatGCTTACGGCCAGTGAGCTCAAAGAGCACACGGTCGTTGAGGCCAAGTCGCAGCTCTGGCATTCCCGACAGAAACACCTTGAGCTTGATGGTGCCCACGATCTCGCTCAGCAGGACGCTGCCGTTGGCATTGACCTGAGGATGCACATACAGGGGTCAACAAGCATAGGGCCTCCTCTGCTGCCGCCAGGCCGTGGAAGGAgtaggggagaggagggggtgcTCACCAGCAGGTTGACAGACTCTATGACGTCGATGAAGACCTCATTCTTCTTGTACTTGATGCCCTCGGAGCGCCAGGACACAGCGTTGGTGACAGTGGGCGGCACCCGTGACTTGGCGGTCTCCAGCTTGTTGCCCTGCTGCGTGATGTACCTGTCAGGAGGGCAAGGGCGATGAGCAGCTGGACCCAGGGACGCTTCCCGGACCCTCCTTGACTTCCTCCCATGAGCGGCTCCCCCTGTGGCTGCCCCCGTGGCCCACTCACTCCTGCAGGATCTTGCTGTCCGTGGTCTGTGGGAAGCCAAAGTCCATGAGCTCATCCAGCAGCTCATAGACGATGACAAAGTTGTCTCGGAtgctctcctcctccagctccttgaAGTACTCAGAGAatacctggggggggggggggcggggaaacAGACACCAGCGGAGGTGTGGCTGGGGCCTCACTCTTCCAGCCAGCAACCCAACAGGcaattattgagtgcctactgtatacCAGTGCTCGGATATTAAGAATTCAGGGAGTCCACGAGCTTTAGGGGTTTGGGACCCCAAATTCAGGGCCTCTGGGAAGGTGTAAGCATAACCACAGCAGAGAACCTACCAGTCATCTGACATTCGAAAAACCCTCCATCCCTCATTCTGCTCCAGCCccacctgccttctctctgttctcACCCCGGAGTCTTTGCATATGCTGTCCCCTCCGCCTGGGACATTCTTCTCACAGTGGCCTTCTTATTATTCAGgcctcagctcaaatgtcacctcctcagtgaAGCCACtaccacccctcctcccccttgaGTGTCAAGGTGAGACTAGCACCCCAGTCACTGGTTCTCATAATGTCCTGTTGCATTTCCTTCAGGTCCTTTGACTCCTCAAGACAGGCAAGGACCGTGCCTGTCTTGTGCACAGCTGTGTCCCCTCTTTGCTTGGCAGGGGACAGATCAATACACATTCcctatttgttgaaaaatattttttttattttttaattaacatataatgtattatttgtttcaggggtacaggtctgattcatcagccttacacaattcacagcactcaccatagttgAAAaggatttactgagcaccttctcAGTCAAGAATGACATCTATCAAGCACTCAAATTATTATATGATTCTCAAAATAGTACTAATGCTAACAATAATACCAAAccattattgagcacttactgtatacAAAGCACTGTTTTAAACACTCATATATGAATTTGACCAATTTGTACAACAACCTCGAGGTAGGACTTGTTGTAACTCCCAGTTTAGAGACACggagagaagtgacttgcccaaggtcacatggctggggggggcggtgctgggattggaacccagtTTTCTCTGGCTCAGATTTGAGCAGTCACTGTCTTGGAAACCTCCCTGGTCCTTGCCCTACAGGGAGAGATGATCCCCTAGCAGCTAATAAGAACACAGAGATGGGGCTTCGATGGAGGTGCGGGAAAGCTTCCTAGGAGAGATGGATCCTGAAAGAGGAGGGCAAATCGGCTGGACAGACAGACCAGCCAGCCAATGGGAAGCCAGAACCTACCTCGACAGTCTTGTAGAGGAAGGAGTACACGAGGGAGGCGTTGGCATTCTTCAGTGTGGTGGCCACCACTATGGGCAGCAAAGTTAAGGAAAAGGTGCCATTTTGGAGGTCTCAAACGGGGCACGGATCCTAAAACCTCACCCTGTCCACCACCCCCAACCCGAGCCACTGATGTGCTGTGCAACTTCTATCCTCAGTCCCACCGTCTCTGGGCCTGAGCTGCCACCACCCCAGGCCTCCAGGAACCCAGCTAGGGGCTAGATACAGTAGAGGTTGCTGTGTTTGATCCACAGGAAGTGGACCCGGCCATGGCTCAGCAGTGGGGCCAGGGCACCCTCCTCCTCCCGCTGCATGAGCAGAGGCATGAAGTGCTCGATCTCACTCATGGCGATATCGCCCTTGTAGTTGCGACTGATCAGGGGCTAAGGGTGAGCAGAGAAGGCCTGGTCATCGCTGGGGTCTGGGCCCCTTCATCCGGGGGCATCAGAGTGCCTGGTTCTGACTCTACTTCCTGGGTGCCGGACAGGGGCAAGACTCTGCGGCTCTatgcctcggtttcctcctctgtaaaatgggtacatcATAACAACAGCAAACGTCCTAGAGTCCTCAGTGAGGACCAGCCGTGACCTACTAAAGATTGGATGTTTGCTAACTGATTTGGATCTCACTACAGCCTGTCGGGTAGGCAGCAGCTTCATCTTCATGTGTCTTCACGTGAAGGATGGGGACACCGAGGTGTGAACCATGTCTCTAACAGGTGGGGAAACCAGGAATTGAACCAAGACACCTAGGTCCAGAATTCCTGTTCCTGTCCAGGGCTTCACAGGCACCAAACTGGTGAGGTGGGGCccatggaagggaagggaagggaagggtggggaggaaggaaggaagccaagaaaaaagaaagattctagaaagagagagagagagatgataccCACATAGCTGCTGTCTGGCAGGCAGTAAGCCCTCGATATTAACAGTACCTACTTCCTGAGCTGGTTTAgaccagggttgagaaccacgaCGGCACAGAGCTGGTCCTCAAACACCTTAGCTTTCCACCACCACCgtttttattgatttgaaatgAAAAGGCGAATGAGAGGAGGCTTCAGAAAGGGACAAGGCAGCCCCAAATGGGAAAGAGGGTCTCCTGCCCCTGCTGTCTTCCCCAAATATGAATCGTGTGGATGATGGAATAGATGGTGATTGAAATAATTTCAGTGGACTGAACACCTCATGTTTGCAGCAGGGTTCTTGTGCTAAGTAGTTTACACCCATCCAGTGGCATACATTCTTATTGGGTGGGGACctctgttattcccatttttacggacagggagactgaggctcagaaaagcaAAGCCCCCGGCCCACGGCGCGCGGTTGGTAAACAGTAGAGGTGGGATTCGACCCGGGACTTCCAGGGATTGGGGGAGGGGTGTTTCCACGCTCCCAGAGCTTTCTGGAGCCTCCCCGCCGGCGAGGAGGAGCCGCCCCTGGGTCCAGGGGAGCGCAGACTcacctgtcctccccacccccacccccatcccccgcTCCCGGCCCACCTTGCCCTTGACGTCGAGGATGAAGACAGCCGAGGCGGACATGGTGGCGGCTGGAGGACccgggaggcggggagggagcgCCGGGAGGCGACGGCGGTGCCGCTTCCTTCTTCCTGCGGAAGCGGCCGCCGCAGGTGAGTGCCCAGGTGAGAGCGTCTTAAAGGGGAGGCCTCCAGGTGAGCGGCGCTGTTGGCCGACGCGAAGGCTGCTGCAGGGCGGGGCCTCGGAGGGGACAGCTGCCCcgcctccctttccctttgcacCCGGGAGGGCGGATGGGAGGAGTCTCCAGACCGACCAACCATCCCTTCGTCcgcccacccatccatccacccacccatcatcCATTCGTCCGCCCAGCCAGCCACGCACTCACCCCCCAacccattcatccacccacccatgcATCCATCTCCACCcgtccatccactcacccatccattcGTCCACCCAGCCAGccatccacccactcacccccaacccattcatccacccacccatccatccatctccacctgtccatccacccacccatccattcatgcacccagccagccagccagccactcacccccccacccattcatacacccacccatccatccatctccatccatccacccatttaaCCATTCatcttgtttctcttctgtctctcccacaTGCACACCAGCCCCAGTAGAGCAGAAATTTTGTCCTGTTAATgtttgtatccccagtgccccACACTGGGTACTCAAATAATATCTGTCCAGGTccgtggggaggggaggaaaaaatatatttgtgcaaatcattcattcattcatacaataACGATTTactaattaatttattctttcattcagatATTCACTGACTAGTAAATTCTTTCACTGAGGAACTGTGGATAGAACTCGGAGCAGAACAAATGTaactacttttattattattcctaatgTTACTCTTATTCGTTCCAAAAGTATAAGCTCCTGTTATAAGACACTAAGATGTCGATAGAATGGTGAAAAGATCAATGGTCATTATTATTGTGACTATATTCTCAACAAACATTGAGTACCTCCTGGGTGCTGGACTGAACATATGGAGGCTGCTTTCATTATGGTAATGCTGCTGCTGAGGCTGATTCATGCAGTGAATGAATATTTATCCATTACCCCCTGTGCCGCTATGGATGGCAAATAGACGAAGCCACTCCACTGCTCTCTTCAAAGGAGGGTGAAAGGCACGCagcataaaaaccaaaaaacaagatCATCTCTGATCATGACGGGAGATCATCTTAAtcatttgggacgcctgggtggctcagtcggttaagtggctgccttcagcccaggtcatgatcccagggtcctgggatcaagtcccacatcaggttccttgctcagcagggaacctgcttctccctctctctccctctgcttgtgctctctctgtcaaataaaaaaaaaaatcatcttaatcATCTTGATCGTGATCATCTCTGATCAAGAAGacaagtgaggggcgcctgggtggctcagtcgttaagcgtctgcttcagctcaggtcatgatcccagggtcctgagatcgagccccgcgtcgggctccttgttcagtggggagcctgcttctccctctcccactgcctgccgctctgcctatctgtgctctctctctatgtctctgtcaaataaataaataaaatctttaaaaaaataaaaataaataaaataagtaaaaaaaatttttttttaaaaggacacaggttggggcgcctgggtggctcagtcgttaagcatctgccttcggctcaggtcatgatcccagggtcctgggatcaagccccacatcaggctccctgctccgcaggaggcctgcttctccctctcccactccccctgcttgtgttccctctctcactgtctctctctctgtcaaataaataaataaaatcttttataaataaataaataaataaataaataaataaataaataaataaaaatgacacagGTGGCCActttgaatcctgactccacaATTGGCTCTGAGGCATTCGGCTAGTGATTGCACCTcttgtgcctcagtctccccttctGTTAAACGGGCATGAGAGTCTTGGTGCCACCTCTTCAGGCTTCATTCACTGCTTGGCACAGCACCGAAGCTCCCTGCACATCAGCTATTACAGACCCCACAACTGTCTGCCCTCCTAGCGGGATgagcaggagaaggaaagggaaattcACTTCCAGCCTGGCTGGAACTAATCCTGCTCAATACAGGGAGGGTCCCaaagggctggagggtggggggctggacACCTAGCTCACCCAGGcatcatctttccttccttctgcaaaCCCAGCCCACACCTTTATCAGCCtctgagggtggggtgggtgtcCCCACCGGGGACTTGAGGGAGGGAAGTGAAGACAGCAGCTGTTGCTATCAGAACTACCCACTCTCCTCCCGGCGGGCCTCTAACATGAACACTATCACGGCAAGGGCAACCCAGCCGAAGTGCACACTCACCGGACACGTCTCTCCCAAtacttctttctgtcttcttcgattttttttccaagtctgttatttttttttctggttgacTCTGGTCTTCCCATCTTTGCTTTTCCTGATAATTCAGGACCCAAGGGGAAGACCTTTCCTGTCTTCTTacaatggaagaagcagaggcccagaggggtCAAGGCACTTGCCCAAGGACTACACAGCTTTGAGGCAATTGGGCCAGAAACTGAATTTGAGTCGCGGAGGTCAAGAGCTCCGCTGCATTTCCAGATACAAATATTCCTATTCCTAAGAACAGCTCAGCCGGTGGGGCACTCGGCTTACCCAGGCCATGCCTTAAATGTCTCCCCTTTGGGAATCCTTCTAGAAACAAAGCCTTGAGTGAGGGAGGCCTATTATCTCCATTTGACAGATAGCATTGCccaggggagaagaaaatggACTGACTTGGACAAAGTTATGCTGTCAACAGTGGTGGGGCTGGAATCCCAGCCCTGCAAAGCCCAAGGTTTTATGCTGTCTTTGCTCAAAAGAGGGGCATTGCTGCCACTCTCCGTCccatctgctccctgctcaggtgaCCCAGGGGATTGCGGACGCTTCCAGGCCCTTGCCCCAGCCCATCATCACCGACCCTCTCAAGGGCCCTTCTCCTGGGTCCTTGAGATGTTTTTCAGGTAGTAAATAGCATCCAAAAGCCCGGGCCCAGAGCCCTGGAATCTGAAACTCAAGGTCTGTTTGGCTGAAAAATGCATGAACCCCAAAGCTTCAGTGGGGTCAGAGAACAGAGCAGCTCTGTGTGCCCAATGGCCCCGCCTCAGCTGCCATGTCCCCTATTCCCAGGGGCTGTGGCCTTGCCCCAGTTCCTCTTGGATGCCTAGAGTccgccccagcctcccctctgtGACTCTGCCTCTAGGCACCCCCTTCAGTTCCTTCTCCACACTACTCAAGGGAGTGGTCTGAAACTCTGACACTCCCTCACTCTCATATCCCCCTTGGCTCCCATTACCCTGGAGCTGCCTGCAGGCCGATCCAGTGAGAAACAACCCCAGCTGAACTCTCTCACGAGCCACCACCACTTGAGCTTGAACCCACTGCCCCAGCCTCACAGACTTCCTTAATTTCggttcctctctct is a window of Zalophus californianus isolate mZalCal1 chromosome 1, mZalCal1.pri.v2, whole genome shotgun sequence DNA encoding:
- the LOC113918747 gene encoding AP-1 complex subunit mu-2 isoform X2, giving the protein MSASAVFILDVKGKPLISRNYKGDIAMSEIEHFMPLLMQREEEGALAPLLSHGRVHFLWIKHSNLYLVATTLKNANASLVYSFLYKTVEVFSEYFKELEEESIRDNFVIVYELLDELMDFGFPQTTDSKILQEYITQQGNKLETAKSRVPPTVTNAVSWRSEGIKYKKNEVFIDVIESVNLLVNANGSVLLSEIVGTIKLKVFLSGMPELRLGLNDRVLFELTGRSKNKSVELEDVKFHQCVRLSRFDNDRTISFIPPDGDFELMSYRLSTQVKPLIWIESVIEKFSHSRVEIMVKAKGQFKKQSVANGVEISVPVPSDADSPKFKTSVGSAKYMPEKNVVIWSIKSFPGGKEYLMRAHFGLPSVEKEEVEGRPPIGVKFEIPYFTVSGIQVRYMKIIEKSGYQALPWVRYITQSGDYQLRTS
- the LOC113918747 gene encoding AP-1 complex subunit mu-2 isoform X1, whose protein sequence is MSASAVFILDVKGKPLISRNYKGDIAMSEIEHFMPLLMQREEEGALAPLLSHGRVHFLWIKHSNLYLVATTLKNANASLVYSFLYKTVEVFSEYFKELEEESIRDNFVIVYELLDELMDFGFPQTTDSKILQEYITQQGNKLETAKSRVPPTVTNAVSWRSEGIKYKKNEVFIDVIESVNLLVNANGSVLLSEIVGTIKLKVFLSGMPELRLGLNDRVLFELTGLSGSKNKSVELEDVKFHQCVRLSRFDNDRTISFIPPDGDFELMSYRLSTQVKPLIWIESVIEKFSHSRVEIMVKAKGQFKKQSVANGVEISVPVPSDADSPKFKTSVGSAKYMPEKNVVIWSIKSFPGGKEYLMRAHFGLPSVEKEEVEGRPPIGVKFEIPYFTVSGIQVRYMKIIEKSGYQALPWVRYITQSGDYQLRTS